The following are encoded in a window of Pyrenophora tritici-repentis strain M4 chromosome 6, whole genome shotgun sequence genomic DNA:
- a CDS encoding UBN2 multi-domain protein, producing MAVEKEEWKIPQLTAENHDTWFRRNKVKLKGKKVFYVCEKNLVQHCQIAIAGELTEAMEELEIAEADKHTKIRVNIEKRDKYLEDEATAIDLLFRSLTEDDQALIDEYDTAFQFWAYLQKKYTQTDATTANIYMTRIQTFTFNPGNTIVGSWEKLKEYRRKLVAADADTNGAYKDSALLLVLIRSLPKEFKTTIDTLNAQLNLTVEQKLKFLEEKEVRDQQDADEKALPAFRKTEKYVPPYKRRNHKSSPLSSDSESGTKFMVQCFLCDGAHGVRDCPRRERARKLLKEYDAKKSSKPPIKTLKQRNSHKKTGKAYGAEEVNSESDELSETSDSEPEEIETCRLSKDIVGKASPSTWAADTGASSHMSDQPSLFRRMIKIKRRLVRVGGGELYADWKGEAQVVCKDGSSTWLSEVLLVPNLGVNLLSGRRICAAGLKGRFNSHVLCFKLGKEIIIKATMDDGLYVVSHIADGYHETAFLGTEPHTPVKSELKVNEKERYLLYHRRFAHLGPTKIAKLHEVTTLQKKIQVPEKIEICEVCSLTKMKNSIPKQLREHKATKLALVQFDIAGPFPTSLRGNRWFLQIIDSYTRKNWVIPLKKKGDAQRELRIWKTFVEHQTGEKVKAAGTDNAPELLQQAEEWRVTQGVEIQPTTIASSHQNGPAERNIQTAEADMRAMLKDAGLPIEFWDEAVEADAYLRNRTNTGPMINGKQVSPEEAFTGTKPSIDHIRVWGSKCYSYINPKTIPADQRHDKLVDRGRIGVFMGYSETTNKQFKFYSPELGYTSRTSRLSVDEYTPGGKVELRLRNIPAGPQGTQNTMPDRKPRGRPRKDLELSPAERMEPTPTERMEPSPAEPMEPSPTEPMEPSPAEPIEPVSENLMEPSSAELTHEPVKRHRGRPRRLTTIPPTAPSDERVPNLVNEEGPEEPCTQSVREKEIPRYFTRQAKRKRSNEEIVEDERFSKIVKAMLAQVGLTEEQTRLSEKAFAATEIAGIQIPQTHEQAINDPKYGKQWKAAILEEIIALIENRTWEEVPKPKDANMVDSKWVFTVKTNLDGTVERFKARLVARGFTQAHGTDYNETFAPTVRMDTLRLFMATVAAENLECFHFDIKNAFTESHLKEEIFLKQPQGVEVKKGYVLRVLRSLYGLKQAARDWNLLIKKELLAWGFVQSLADPCMFIHKEKQLRILVYVDDIAAAAKDRAQIDWFYEKLSGRFNTKNLGEIHKILGVRVTRDRKRRTIYLDQEQYLHAVLDKFGMSSKQHRDKKIPSADYTSFRPATDNDTRIDITEYQQVIGSLMFAMVLTRPDIAFTLGKLSQYMSDPAEHHGHALKNLLRYLRSTVTLKLRYGPGGVHSQFVIYSDADWASDMVDRKSVSGSTAMFYGGPISWSSKKQRSVATSSCESEYIALSTCCKQGQWIAQMFRDLGFPKYIGKDTNKVQMLGDNQGAIALTKNPHLHERSKHIDVCYHFIRDLAEQGKLDVAYVPTADMVADGMTKPLQRVAFERFKNQLGVVLGPDLP from the coding sequence atggctgtagagaaggaagaatggaagattccccaacttacagctgaaaaccacgatacttggttccgccgaaacaaggtcaagcttaaggggaagaaagtcttctatgtctgcgagaaaaaCCTGGTACAGCACTGCCAAATAGCAATAGCCGGTGAACTaacggaggctatggaagagttggaaattgctgaagcagacaagcatactaagatccgcgtcaacattgaaaaaagagacaagtacctagaagatgaagccactgcaatcgatctcttgtttcggtcgcttactgaagatgaccaagcccttattgacgaatacgacactgccttccagttctgggcctacctacaaaagaagtacacccaaactgacgccacaaccgccaacatttacatgaccagaattcaaacgttcacattCAATCCTGGGAACACAattgttggatcatgggaaaagctaaaggaataccgacgcaaactcgtagcagcagacgctgacaccaacggagcttacaaggactctgcactactactcgttcttattagatcactcccgaaagaatttaagactacgattgacaccttaaacgcccaacttaaccttacggttgaacagaaacttaagtttctggaagagaaggaggttcgagaccagcaagacgccgacgaaaaagctctcccagcattccggaagacggagaagtatgttccgccttacaagcgccgaaatcacaagagctcaccactatcgtctgactccgaatctggtaCTAAGTTTATggtccaatgcttcctttgtgacggagcccatggcgtacgagactgtccaagacgtgagagagctcgaaagctccttaaggaatacgacgctaagaaatcatctaagcCGCCTATTAAGACACTCAAGCAAAGGAATTCTCACAAAAagactggcaaagcatatggagccgaagaagtcaattcagagtcagatgaattatccgagacctcagactctgaacccgaggaaattgagacatgccgtctctcaaaagacattgtcggtaaggcctctccatctacttgggctgccgacactggcgcctcctcccacatgtctgaccaaccctcattgtttagacgaatgatcaagatcaagcgaagactagttcgggttggagggggagaattatatgcagactggaaaggagaagctcaagtggtgtgtaaagacggatcgtcgacatggttgtcagaagtactgcttgtacctaaccttggagtcaatttgttatcagggagaagaatttgcgcagcaggcctgaagggtcgtttcaattcacacgtactatgcttcaaactaggaaaggagatcattattaaagcaactatggacgacggcctctacgtagtgtcacacattgccgatggataccacgagacagcattcctaggcacggaaccccatacaccagttaagagcgagcttaaggttaatgaaaaggagagatacctgctgtatcacagacgtttcgcacacctaggacctacaaagattgccaaactccacgaagttacaactctccagaagaagattcaagttccagagaagattgaaatctgcgaagtgtgttccctgacaaagatgaagaacagcatccctaagcagctaagagagcacaaggccacgaagctagccttagtacagtttgacattgctggaccctttccaacatctctacgaggaaacaggtggttcctccaaattattgatagctacacgcggaaaaactgggttatcccgctgaagaaaaagggagacgcacaacgggaactccgaatctggaagacctttgtagaacatcaaactggcgagaaagtcaaagctgctggaaccgacaatgcaccagaacttctacagcaagctgaggaatggagagttacacaaggcgtggaaattcagcctacaacaattgcttcctcacaccagaatggaccagccgagcgaaacatccaaactgctgaagctgatatgagagcaatgttgaaagacgctggtttaccaattgagttttgggatgaagctgtcgaagcagacgcatacctacgcaaccgtacaaacacaggacctatgatcaatggaaagcaagtcagtcctgaagaggcattcacaggaacgaaaccatccattgaccacatccgtgtatgggggagcaaatgctattcgtacatcaaccctaaaacgattccagcagaccaacgacatgacaagctcgtggaccgtggcagaattggagtatttatgggatattctgagacaacaaataagcagttcaagttctattcgccagagcttggatacacctcaaggacaagccgattgtcagtggacgaatacacccctggagggaaagttgaactacgactgcgaaacataccagctggaccacaaggaacgcagaatacgatgccagaccgaaaaccaagaggaagacctaggaaggatctAGAATTATCTCCtgccgaacgaatggaaccaactcctaccgaacgaatggaaccatctcctgcagaaccaatggaaccatctcctaccgaaccaatggaaccatctcctgcagaaccaatagaaccagtttccgagaacctaatggaaccatcttcggcagagctaactcatgaaccagtgaagcgtcacagaggaagaccaaggaggctaactactattcctcctactgcaccatctgatgagcgggttcctaatcttgtgaacgaagaggggcccgaagaaccgtgtacccagtctgtacgagaaaaggagattccacgatacttcactagacaagccaaacggaagaggtctaacgaagagattgttgaggacgagagatttagcaagatcgttaaagctatgctagcccaagttggccttacagaagagcaaacacgactatctgagaaggctttcgcagcaaccgagatcgcaggaatccagatcccccagacacacgagcaagctatcaacgacccaaagtatggaaagcaatggaaagcagcaatacttgaagagataatcgcgttaatagagaatcgaacctgggaggaagttccaaagccaaaagacgcgaacatggttgattcaaagtgggtttttacagtcaaaacgaatctcgacgggactgttgagaggtttaaggcacgccttgtggcaagaggttttacgcaagcacacggaacagactacaacgagacttttgccccgacagtccgcatggacaccttacgtctgtttatggccactgtcgcagcggaaaacctggaatgtttccactttgacattaagaatgcattcacagagtcgcacttgaaggaagagatctttcttaagcaaccccaaggagtagaagtcaaaaaaggatacgtccttagagttctccgcagcttatacggactcaaacaggctgctcgcgactggaacttgttgataaagaaagaacttctggcatggggattcgtacaaagcctcgcagacccgtgcatgtttatccacaaagaaaaacaactccgtatcctcgtctacgttgatgacattgctgctgctgcaaaagatcgagctcaaattgattggttctacgagaagctttctggaagattcaacaccaagaacctgggggagattcataagatccttggagtacgagttacgcgagacagaaagcgccgcacaatctacctcgatcaagagcagtacctacacgcagtacttgacaagtttggaatgtctagcaaacaacacagagacaagaagattccatctgcagattacacttcatttaggccagccactgacaacgacacccgaatcgacatcactgaataccagcaagtgatagggagccttatgtttgctatggttcttacacgtccagacattgcattcaccctcggaaagctaagccaatacatgagcgatccagcagaacaccatggccatgcgttgaagaacctgctacgatatctaaggtcgacagtgacattgaagctacgctacggaccagggggagtacactcgcaatttgtcatctactctgatgctgactgggcaagcgacatggtagaccgaaagagcgtttcagggagcactgcaatgttctacggaggtccaatatcatggtctagcaagaagcaacggtctgttgcaacgtcaagctgcgaatctgaatacatcgcactatcaacatgctgcaagcaaggccagtggattgctcaaatgtttagagatcttgggttcccaaagtacattggaaaagacaccaacaaggtccagatgctaggagacaaccagggtgccattgcacttacaaagaaccctcaccttcacgaaagatcaaagcacatcgacgtctgttatcattttatccgagacctagcagaacaaggcaaactcgatgtggcctacgttccaactgcagacatggtggctgatggaatgacaaagccattgcagcgagtcgcattcgagagattcaagaaccaattaggagttgtccttggaccggacctgccctga
- a CDS encoding ferric reductase, with the protein MDLSTTLGQSPSTDLPGPTNIHRNEPSPSHDPFKYSQGLAGVDQPSNYLFANILIATALLPAVLTLCFRVIIAAKNYRRQVSAMTSCKGQDFWKKDRHPYWGLLKRHFLYAPIRSDRSLNKTTKPSNTKPVDQVTLPQLAIIIIYFISNIAYCLAVPAQPTPQMVAAFRGRSGALATLNLILTVLFALRNNPFIYLLQVSYDTFNLFHRWMARLVVLESTAHISAFLYNTYHTTHDGAEGWKNIGWLLSQSSSFQCGLVGFLALILLMVHSIRLLRHPFYETFLTLHRIGIATAISGVYFHLAKHALPQLPWIYLVIALLVLEPSARVLLILRHNLSWEGRAWTRVSLEALPGDATRVTFALPRSWNAKPGSHVHIYLPRLSLLGSHPFSVAWSQSSGYAKIMSEELPSTIDDLRVEDGPSTVTCIVRSRQGMTQSLYKLALQTEKDQVHLWGAIEGPYGGHHSFDSYGTVVLFAGGVGITHQLSFIRHLLDAHNSNMAATQKIVLVWCVANLDALEWVQPWLDQIVTVPSFHEVVQIRLYVTRTTSPISHAMLLPTYLDVRQQRCQVQELLDEEVLAQIGAMAVSVCGPRGLSGSVRAAVRQRVRLRSIDFFEEAFSY; encoded by the coding sequence ATGGATCTTTCTACAACGCTGGGCCAGTCCCCATCAACAGATCTACCGGGTCCTACCAACATCCACAGAAATGAGCCAAGTCCAAGTCACGATCCTTTCAAGTACAGCCAAGGTCTTGCTGGTGTAGATCAGCCGTCAAACTACCTTTTTGCCAACATACTTATCGCAACCGCACTATTACCGGCAGTACTCACCCTTTGCTTCCGTGTAATCATAGCCGCGAAGAACTATAGACGACAGGTTTCAGCTATGACCTCTTGCAAAGGACAGGATTTCTGGAAGAAGGATCGTCATCCATATTGGGGATTACTCAAACGTCACTTTTTGTACGCACCAATACGGTCGGATCGCAGTCTCAACAAGACGACAAAACCCTCAAACACCAAGCCGGTAGATCAAGTCACTCTACCGCAACTGGCCATCATCATCATATATTTCATCAGCAACATAGCGTACTGTTTGGCGGTTCCAGCGCAACCCACTCCTCAGATGGTCGCCGCATTTCGTGGTCGTTCTGGAGCTTTGGCCACCCTTAACTTGATCCTCACGGTACTCTTCGCTCTTCGAAATAACCCATTCATATACCTGCTCCAAGTCAGCTACGATACATTCAACCTGTTCCATCGGTGGATGGCTAGACTTGTCGTCCTCGAGTCCACAGCACACATATCGGCTTTCCTGTATAACACGTATCACACAACCCACGACGGCGCAGAAGGATGGAAGAACATCGGCTGGCTGCTCAGTCAATCCAGTTCTTTCCAATGCGGTTTGGTGGGCTTCTTGGCTCTCATACTGCTCATGGTCCATTCGATCAGGCTATTACGACATCCCTTCTACGAAACATTCCTGACACTGCACCGCATTGGTATAGCGACGGCGATATCCGGGGTTTACTTCCACTTGGCAAAACACGCCCTGCCACAACTTCCCTGGATCTATCTTGTCATTGCCCTTCTGGTATTAGAGCCTTCGGCCCGTGTGCTCCTCATCTTACGTCACAATCTGTCATGGGAGGGAAGGGCGTGGACTCGTGTAAGTTTGGAAGCGTTACCCGGCGATGCAACTCGTGTCACGTTTGCCCTACCACGTTCGTGGAACGCGAAACCCGGATCACACGTTCACATCTACTTGCCAAGGCTCTCGCTTTTGGGGTCACACCCGTTCTCAGTGGCTTGGTCCCAGTCGTCTGGCTACGCGAAAATTATGTCAGAGGAGCTCCCATCTACAATTGATGACCTCAGAGTTGAAGACGGGCCCAGTACCGTTACCTGCATCGTTCGATCACGCCAAGGTATGACTCAGTCTCTCTACAAGCTGGCCTTGCAAACGGAGAAGGACCAGGTGCATCTTTGGGGAGCAATAGAGGGACCATACGGCGGACATCACTCGTTCGACTCGTATGGCACAGTGGTGCTCTTCGCTGGTGGTGTAGGGATTACACATCAACTGTCTTTTATAAGACACCTGCTTGATGCACACAACAGCAACATGGCGGCCACACAAAAGATTGTTCTCGTCTGGTGCGTAGCCAATCTCGATGCGCTGGAATGGGTGCAGCCATGGCTTGACCAAATCGTGACAGTACCAAGCTTCCATGAAGTCGTCCAGATACGTCTGTACGTGACGAGGACAACCTCACCCATATCGCACGCCATGCTATTGCCAACATACCTCGATGTGAGACAGCAAAGATGTCAGGTGCAGGAATTACTGGATGAAGAAGTGCTCGCACAAATCGGTGCCATGGCGGTCTCAGTGTGCGGGCCAAGAGGCCTTAGTGGCAGTGTTAGGGCAGCTGTCAGGCAAAGAGTACGCCTACGGAGTATCGATTTCTTTGAGGAGGCATTTTCCTACTAG